A genomic segment from Fusobacteriaceae bacterium encodes:
- a CDS encoding RnfABCDGE type electron transport complex subunit G — MENKFVRYGVVLLVIAAACAGSLAVVNRFTREVIKQNDLIVQNEARQKAMLTATAFKPDETKKVSDADGELEFIPAFEGDKQIGYVTTVTSKGYNGDIVFMLGVGMDGKVTGLSVVSNSETPGLGARVSEGPWQDHWKGVDASYTFKKTTDAFAGATISPTAVYNGIIRALTLFNKEVK; from the coding sequence GTGGAAAATAAATTCGTACGCTACGGGGTAGTGCTTCTGGTCATCGCCGCCGCCTGTGCGGGTTCCCTTGCGGTGGTCAACAGATTTACGCGGGAGGTCATTAAGCAAAACGACCTGATCGTGCAGAATGAGGCGCGCCAGAAAGCCATGCTGACGGCGACGGCCTTCAAGCCCGATGAGACGAAGAAAGTCAGTGACGCCGACGGCGAACTGGAATTTATCCCCGCCTTTGAAGGAGATAAGCAAATCGGTTACGTGACGACCGTGACGTCCAAGGGCTATAACGGCGATATCGTCTTTATGCTGGGCGTCGGTATGGACGGCAAAGTCACGGGACTTTCCGTCGTATCCAATTCCGAAACGCCGGGTCTCGGCGCGAGGGTATCGGAAGGCCCCTGGCAGGATCACTGGAAAGGGGTGGACGCTTCCTATACGTTCAAAAAGACGACGGACGCCTTCGCGGGGGCTACAATTTCCCCCACCGCCGTATATAACGGGATCATCCGCGCCCTGACACTTTTCAATAAAGAGGTGAAATAA
- the rsxC gene encoding electron transport complex subunit RsxC → MSFFGFKGGVHPHDNKAQTKDELTVLLTAPKMVYIPLVQSNPAIPVKPLVKPGDSVLKGQKIGDADGMMTVPVHSSVSGTVKKIEDRPYPVMGAVVPTVCIENDGQDAWAELSKVEDWEKATKEELLAVIREKGIVGIGGATFPTHVKLNPPKDVTVDTLLLNGAECEPYLNADNRLMLDDPRSIIEGIKIIKKILGVNTAIVGIEENKPRAIAAMKAAAEGTGIEIQPLKTRYPQGGEKQLIKSILNREVPSGKLPSAVGAVVQNTGTAAAIYQAVVNGVPLIERVVTVAGKAVKHPKNVKVPVGTLFSEILDFCEVDRDRLYKLVLGGPMMGLAQFSEDTPVIKGTSGLLALTKEETNAYETRPCISCGKCIEACPMSLQPLRFVQLTLKGQYKELGPANLLDCIECGSCAYACPANRPLVESIKLGKTKLREIMAKK, encoded by the coding sequence ATGAGTTTTTTCGGTTTCAAAGGCGGCGTTCATCCGCACGATAACAAAGCCCAGACGAAAGATGAACTGACAGTACTCCTGACTGCGCCAAAAATGGTATATATCCCGTTGGTTCAATCCAACCCGGCTATTCCGGTTAAACCACTGGTCAAACCGGGCGATAGTGTACTGAAAGGCCAGAAAATCGGAGATGCGGACGGCATGATGACCGTTCCCGTTCACTCATCCGTCAGCGGCACTGTGAAAAAGATCGAAGACCGTCCTTATCCCGTAATGGGGGCCGTGGTGCCCACCGTCTGCATCGAAAACGACGGACAGGACGCCTGGGCGGAGCTGTCAAAGGTCGAAGACTGGGAAAAGGCCACGAAAGAGGAATTGCTCGCGGTTATCCGGGAAAAGGGCATCGTCGGCATAGGCGGCGCGACGTTTCCGACCCATGTCAAGCTGAACCCGCCCAAAGACGTGACCGTGGACACGCTGCTGCTGAACGGCGCCGAATGTGAGCCCTATCTCAACGCCGACAACAGACTGATGCTGGATGATCCCAGGTCCATTATCGAAGGGATCAAAATCATCAAAAAGATCCTCGGCGTCAATACCGCCATTGTCGGTATAGAAGAGAACAAACCCCGCGCCATCGCGGCCATGAAAGCGGCGGCGGAAGGGACCGGCATCGAGATCCAGCCCCTGAAGACCAGATACCCCCAGGGCGGCGAAAAACAATTGATCAAGTCCATTCTGAACCGCGAAGTCCCCTCGGGCAAGCTCCCGTCGGCGGTAGGCGCGGTCGTGCAGAATACCGGAACGGCGGCGGCCATTTACCAGGCTGTCGTAAACGGCGTTCCGCTGATCGAGCGGGTCGTGACCGTAGCCGGAAAAGCGGTGAAGCACCCCAAAAATGTAAAAGTTCCCGTAGGGACACTGTTTTCGGAAATATTGGATTTCTGTGAAGTCGACAGAGATCGTCTCTATAAATTGGTTTTGGGCGGCCCCATGATGGGTCTCGCGCAATTCTCGGAAGATACGCCGGTGATCAAAGGGACATCGGGGCTTTTGGCGTTGACGAAAGAGGAGACAAACGCCTATGAGACGCGGCCCTGCATTTCCTGCGGCAAATGTATCGAAGCCTGCCCCATGAGCCTGCAGCCTCTGCGTTTTGTGCAGCTGACGCTCAAAGGGCAGTACAAGGAACTGGGACCGGCAAATCTCCTCGACTGTATCGAATGCGGGTCCTGCGCGTACGCCTGCCCGGCCAACCGGCCGCTGGTGGAGTCAATCAAACTCGGTAAAACAAAATTAAGAGAAATCATGGCGAAGAAATAG
- a CDS encoding TRAP transporter large permease, translated as MPVVAIAAIVMVVFLFMKFPVFAAVLAGSLTYFALTPGIATRIFAQRVVTGMESIPLLAIPFFVCAGVFMNYSGVTKRVMDFCEVLMARVPGGLAQVNVLLSTLMGGLSGSNLADAAMEAKMLVPEMERKGFSKEFSSVVTAVSAMITPLIPPGIAMIIYGSIANVSIGKLFIAGIGPGLLLCISMMLLCGVISTKRGYTSSTKEGRVTAREFLRAFVHAIPPLLLPVIIIGGIRLGIFTPTEAGAVAIVYSLILGFAYREMKFKDLLQGLKETILTTSSIMMIVGAASSFAWILTREQIPQKVTSFIIGSISNKYVFLMIVNFLLLFIGMFIEGNAAMIVLVPILAPVARAYGIDDIQFAMTFIFNMAIGCVTPPMGTLIFVTCGITGCKIKDFVKESVPFYFLLFGCLLLLTFVPLFSIGIVNLIF; from the coding sequence ATGCCTGTTGTCGCTATTGCGGCCATTGTCATGGTCGTGTTCCTTTTCATGAAATTTCCCGTATTCGCTGCGGTCTTGGCGGGGTCTCTGACGTATTTCGCGCTGACGCCCGGGATCGCCACGCGGATCTTTGCCCAGCGGGTCGTGACCGGCATGGAGTCCATTCCGCTTCTGGCCATTCCCTTCTTTGTCTGCGCCGGGGTCTTTATGAATTATTCCGGCGTCACGAAAAGGGTCATGGATTTTTGCGAAGTCTTGATGGCCCGGGTGCCCGGAGGGCTTGCCCAGGTCAATGTGCTGCTTTCCACGCTGATGGGAGGACTCTCGGGGTCCAATCTCGCCGACGCCGCCATGGAAGCGAAGATGCTTGTGCCCGAGATGGAGCGGAAGGGCTTCTCCAAGGAATTTTCCTCGGTGGTAACGGCCGTTTCCGCCATGATTACGCCCTTGATCCCGCCGGGGATCGCCATGATCATCTACGGCTCCATCGCCAATGTATCGATCGGTAAGCTCTTTATCGCGGGAATCGGACCGGGACTTCTGCTCTGTATTTCCATGATGCTGCTCTGCGGCGTGATTTCCACAAAGCGGGGATACACGTCCTCCACGAAAGAGGGGCGCGTAACCGCCCGGGAATTCCTCAGGGCCTTCGTGCACGCGATTCCGCCTCTTTTGCTGCCGGTCATCATTATCGGCGGCATCCGTCTCGGGATTTTCACCCCCACGGAAGCGGGCGCGGTGGCCATCGTCTATTCGCTGATCCTGGGCTTCGCCTACAGGGAAATGAAATTCAAAGATCTTTTGCAGGGCCTGAAGGAAACGATCCTCACGACCTCTTCGATTATGATGATCGTGGGGGCCGCCTCGTCCTTCGCCTGGATCCTGACCCGGGAGCAGATCCCCCAGAAGGTGACGAGCTTCATCATCGGTTCCATCTCCAACAAATACGTGTTTCTGATGATCGTCAACTTCCTTCTGCTCTTTATCGGCATGTTTATCGAGGGAAACGCCGCCATGATCGTGCTGGTGCCGATCCTGGCCCCCGTGGCCAGGGCTTACGGTATTGACGACATCCAATTCGCCATGACCTTTATTTTCAATATGGCCATCGGTTGCGTGACGCCGCCCATGGGGACGCTGATCTTCGTGACCTGCGGCATTACGGGTTGCAAGATCAAGGACTTCGTCAAAGAGAGCGTACCCTTTTATTTCCTCCTGTTCGGCTGTCTGTTGCTGTTGACCTTTGTGCCGCTTTTTTCCATAGGCATCGTGAATCTAATCTTTTAA
- a CDS encoding L,D-transpeptidase/peptidoglycan binding protein: MESIVRDRDGALWEGISAETSEALFGRTTETALKRGGGFAVAKFFLFVLMLCGTGFLTKFYALHDAGRFVEGTTINGIDCGNLTYAQVDAVLKQQHADYRLALRFRDGNETTLVGAEFGYAYETGELARRIQEAQTPKHYAIGLLSRYPVAKYLRKPENLKRYEDLTAMLKQEVSGEIVYDKDLLREKLAALVDETQQGRATAPRDAYLDYIDGEFTVVKETAGNLIDREKVLDYVLQKMEQGETAVDLDAPGIYAEAAVKSDDPELTSQRDTLNDLARVNITYELPNDEKRVLDGTIVKNWLSRDNDGNLYVSEHEITEYISEYVDELAKELDTVGVDRPFISTLQGEIQVGGGTYGRKLDKKAEIRQLREEILAKVNITREPNYLIKEFSDENSGLGRTYIEIDLTNQKLWYYVDGELFLDTPLVSGTAVDKKRKTPGGIYTLVYKERNRVLRGERREDGTYEYESPVSYWMPFNGGIGLHDATWRGRFGGRIYLTNGSHGCINLPAKKAEAIYGIIDKNVPIVVFY, from the coding sequence ATGGAAAGCATTGTCCGGGATCGGGATGGCGCGCTGTGGGAAGGGATTTCCGCAGAGACATCCGAAGCGCTGTTTGGCCGCACGACCGAGACCGCTCTGAAAAGGGGCGGCGGGTTTGCCGTGGCCAAATTTTTCCTTTTTGTCCTCATGCTCTGCGGGACTGGCTTCCTGACGAAATTTTACGCGCTCCACGACGCCGGACGTTTCGTGGAAGGAACCACGATTAACGGCATTGACTGCGGAAATCTGACCTACGCGCAAGTGGACGCGGTCCTGAAACAACAACATGCAGATTATCGTCTGGCGCTCCGCTTCCGGGACGGGAACGAAACGACGCTTGTCGGCGCCGAGTTCGGCTACGCCTATGAGACCGGGGAACTGGCCCGCAGGATCCAGGAAGCCCAGACGCCGAAGCATTACGCCATCGGCCTCTTGAGCAGATATCCGGTCGCGAAATATTTGCGCAAACCGGAAAACCTGAAACGCTATGAAGACTTGACCGCCATGCTCAAGCAGGAGGTCTCGGGGGAGATTGTCTACGACAAAGATCTGCTCCGGGAAAAGCTTGCCGCCCTGGTGGATGAAACGCAGCAAGGCCGGGCGACGGCCCCGCGGGACGCCTATCTTGACTATATCGACGGGGAATTTACCGTCGTAAAAGAAACGGCGGGGAATCTCATTGACCGGGAAAAAGTCCTCGACTATGTCCTCCAAAAAATGGAGCAGGGGGAAACGGCCGTCGATCTGGACGCGCCCGGCATTTATGCCGAAGCCGCCGTCAAAAGCGACGATCCGGAGCTGACGTCCCAAAGGGATACGCTCAACGACCTCGCCCGGGTCAACATCACCTATGAATTGCCCAACGATGAAAAACGGGTCCTCGACGGGACCATCGTCAAAAATTGGCTGAGCCGGGACAATGACGGCAATCTCTATGTATCGGAGCATGAGATCACGGAATACATCAGCGAATATGTCGATGAACTCGCCAAAGAACTCGATACCGTAGGCGTAGACAGGCCCTTTATCTCGACGCTTCAGGGGGAAATCCAGGTCGGCGGCGGGACCTATGGCCGGAAGCTCGACAAAAAGGCCGAAATCAGACAACTCAGAGAGGAAATCCTCGCCAAAGTAAACATTACCCGGGAACCCAATTACCTGATCAAAGAATTTTCCGACGAAAACTCGGGTTTGGGCCGGACCTATATCGAGATCGACCTGACGAACCAGAAGCTCTGGTATTATGTCGACGGGGAGCTCTTCCTCGACACGCCGCTTGTAAGCGGGACGGCCGTCGACAAGAAGCGCAAGACGCCGGGCGGGATCTACACGCTGGTCTACAAGGAAAGAAACCGCGTGCTGCGGGGAGAACGCCGGGAAGACGGCACTTACGAATATGAATCGCCCGTCAGCTACTGGATGCCCTTCAACGGGGGAATCGGCCTGCACGACGCCACCTGGCGCGGCCGCTTCGGCGGCAGGATCTATCTGACCAACGGATCCCACGGCTGTATCAACCTGCCCGCGAAAAAGGCCGAGGCCATTTACGGAATCATCGACAAAAATGTACCGATCGTGGTATTTTATTAA
- a CDS encoding RnfABCDGE type electron transport complex subunit A, translating to MSNMSIFGIIVTAMIVQNIIFAKFIGCCPFFGVSKTLDSAIGMSLAVIFVIVMSSALTWLGYYYLLVPFHIEYLRTILFILVIAGFVQFVEMAIAKFSPGLYKALGIFLPLITTNCAVLAATIINIDENLSFIKSCVNGFAIAMGFGIAILILAGIREKLEFSPIPKHFQGLPISFMCATCLALAFMGFSGMQI from the coding sequence ATGAGCAATATGAGTATATTCGGAATTATTGTGACCGCCATGATCGTGCAGAACATCATCTTCGCCAAATTCATCGGCTGCTGCCCTTTCTTCGGCGTATCCAAAACCCTTGATTCCGCCATCGGCATGTCCCTTGCGGTAATCTTTGTTATCGTCATGTCTTCGGCCCTCACCTGGCTCGGGTATTACTACCTGCTCGTTCCCTTCCACATCGAGTATCTGCGGACCATTCTCTTTATTCTGGTCATCGCCGGTTTCGTGCAGTTCGTGGAAATGGCCATCGCGAAGTTCTCGCCGGGACTCTACAAGGCCCTCGGGATCTTCCTGCCGCTGATCACGACAAACTGCGCGGTATTGGCCGCGACGATCATCAATATCGATGAGAACCTGAGTTTCATCAAGTCCTGCGTCAACGGCTTCGCCATCGCCATGGGCTTCGGGATCGCAATCCTGATCCTTGCGGGGATCCGGGAAAAATTGGAATTTTCGCCTATTCCCAAGCATTTCCAGGGCCTGCCGATTTCGTTTATGTGCGCGACCTGTCTCGCTCTGGCGTTTATGGGATTCAGCGGAATGCAAATCTAA
- the trxB gene encoding thioredoxin-disulfide reductase has protein sequence MDKLYDLVIIGSGPAGMAAAIYAERALLKTVVLEKTGVSGGQIINSLELDNYPGLPGISGYEWGVNVRAHAEKTGARFVTDEVTEILDLGERKEVVGKKERYLTKAVFVATGANARLLGVPGERELTGKGVSYCATCDGAFFKNQTVAVVGGGDIALDDALYLARICKKVWLIHRRDALRGVRILQEKVFNTPNIEILWDSTVSRVNGTDEVTSIDIRNVKTAETTTLSVQGLFLAVGMIPNTDGIAGLPALDAAGYIQAGEDCVTEIPGIFAGGDVRVKKLRQVSTAVADGANAVTSVSEYLLTLS, from the coding sequence GTGGACAAACTGTATGATTTGGTCATTATCGGATCGGGCCCGGCGGGGATGGCCGCCGCCATCTACGCGGAACGGGCGCTTTTGAAAACTGTCGTATTGGAAAAGACCGGCGTCAGCGGCGGGCAGATCATCAATTCCCTTGAGCTCGACAACTATCCGGGCCTGCCGGGGATTTCGGGCTATGAATGGGGCGTGAACGTCCGGGCCCACGCCGAAAAAACGGGCGCGCGCTTTGTGACTGACGAAGTCACGGAAATCCTTGACCTCGGAGAGCGGAAAGAAGTGGTCGGGAAAAAGGAGCGCTACCTCACGAAAGCGGTCTTTGTGGCGACGGGCGCCAACGCCCGCCTGTTAGGCGTCCCCGGGGAGCGGGAGCTGACCGGAAAAGGCGTCTCCTATTGCGCGACCTGTGACGGCGCTTTTTTCAAAAATCAGACCGTGGCCGTCGTGGGCGGCGGCGATATCGCCCTCGATGACGCCCTCTACCTCGCCCGGATCTGCAAAAAAGTCTGGCTCATTCACCGGCGGGACGCCCTGCGCGGCGTGCGAATTCTTCAGGAAAAAGTTTTCAACACGCCCAATATCGAAATCCTCTGGGACAGCACGGTCTCCCGCGTCAACGGGACCGACGAAGTGACGTCCATTGACATCCGCAACGTAAAAACAGCGGAAACGACCACGCTAAGCGTCCAGGGACTCTTTTTAGCGGTCGGTATGATCCCCAATACCGACGGGATCGCGGGGCTTCCGGCGCTCGACGCCGCGGGCTATATCCAGGCCGGCGAGGACTGCGTGACGGAAATCCCGGGGATTTTCGCGGGGGGAGACGTCCGCGTCAAAAAACTGCGGCAGGTGTCCACGGCCGTGGCCGACGGGGCTAACGCCGTCACTTCGGTCAGCGAATACCTGCTGACCTTGTCATAA
- a CDS encoding GntR family transcriptional regulator yields MKKNIVYTGVKEKIISGEYPPGGSISEKDVIADFNVSRTPIREALSLLEQEGWIRPVPRKGYAVTDITFEEIKDLFQIRYELEPVFLNVAFNFFEREKLERLRERILSLIEAQDIGALAEVDREFHLYLIKSTYNRFAIKIMDSINDHINRTRYLTFRDRDETLNSAAEHIKIINAILDGDKQRALETLKAHIDRSQLFFIRHFNFKRQDL; encoded by the coding sequence GTGAAAAAAAATATCGTTTATACGGGCGTCAAGGAAAAAATCATCAGCGGGGAATATCCCCCCGGCGGCAGCATCAGCGAAAAGGACGTGATCGCGGACTTCAACGTCAGCCGTACGCCGATTCGGGAGGCCCTGAGCCTTCTGGAACAGGAGGGCTGGATCCGGCCCGTGCCGAGAAAGGGTTATGCCGTAACCGACATCACCTTTGAGGAAATCAAGGATCTCTTTCAGATCCGTTACGAATTGGAACCGGTCTTTTTGAACGTCGCTTTCAACTTCTTCGAACGGGAAAAGCTTGAGCGCCTGCGGGAGCGCATCCTGAGCCTTATCGAAGCGCAGGATATCGGCGCTCTGGCCGAGGTCGACCGGGAGTTTCACCTCTATCTGATCAAGTCCACCTACAACCGCTTCGCGATCAAGATCATGGACAGCATCAACGACCACATCAACCGGACCCGCTACCTGACGTTCCGGGACCGGGACGAAACGCTCAATTCCGCGGCGGAGCACATCAAGATCATCAACGCCATTTTGGACGGGGACAAGCAGCGGGCCCTGGAGACCCTGAAGGCACATATTGACAGAAGTCAGCTGTTTTTTATCCGGCATTTCAACTTTAAACGTCAGGATTTATGA
- a CDS encoding RnfABCDGE type electron transport complex subunit B: MNEILSPVFILGGSGLFIGLFLAYAAKKFEVQKDPRIDQIVGVLPGANCGSCGFPGCSGYAAAIVEEGAPLNSCTPGGAAAAGKIGEIMGATVDVSGPKMTARVLCQGHKVEKKYAFTGTINTCADVAQYAGGDKSCRFACLGYGDCAAVCPADAIHVIDGIALVDETKCISCGLCVKACPKAVIALTAADKKVTVTCSSKDPGAVARKACPTACIGCGICAKICPKQAITVENNLAKIDPEKCVNCGICVNGKPAVGENPAVKGCPTGAIVNNFKRPVKAAAAPAQNASAPVV, translated from the coding sequence ATGAACGAAATATTATCTCCTGTATTCATCCTCGGTGGATCGGGATTATTCATCGGCTTGTTTCTGGCCTACGCCGCGAAGAAATTTGAAGTCCAGAAAGACCCGCGGATCGACCAGATCGTAGGGGTTCTGCCGGGCGCCAACTGCGGAAGCTGCGGTTTCCCCGGCTGCTCGGGCTACGCGGCGGCCATCGTGGAAGAGGGCGCGCCCCTCAATTCCTGTACGCCGGGAGGCGCGGCGGCGGCCGGAAAGATCGGCGAAATCATGGGCGCGACAGTGGATGTCTCGGGCCCCAAAATGACCGCCAGAGTCCTCTGTCAGGGCCATAAGGTGGAGAAAAAATATGCCTTTACGGGCACGATCAATACCTGCGCCGACGTGGCGCAGTACGCGGGCGGCGACAAATCCTGCCGCTTCGCCTGCCTCGGTTACGGAGACTGCGCGGCCGTCTGCCCCGCCGACGCCATCCACGTGATTGACGGCATCGCCCTTGTGGACGAGACAAAGTGTATCTCCTGCGGGCTCTGCGTCAAAGCCTGTCCCAAGGCTGTCATCGCCCTGACCGCCGCCGACAAGAAAGTCACGGTGACCTGCTCGTCCAAGGATCCGGGCGCCGTCGCGAGAAAGGCCTGCCCCACCGCCTGCATCGGCTGCGGCATCTGCGCGAAAATTTGTCCGAAACAGGCCATAACCGTTGAGAACAACCTCGCGAAAATCGATCCGGAAAAGTGTGTGAACTGCGGCATCTGCGTCAACGGGAAACCGGCTGTGGGCGAAAACCCCGCCGTCAAAGGCTGCCCCACGGGCGCGATTGTCAACAATTTCAAACGCCCGGTAAAAGCCGCGGCGGCCCCCGCGCAAAACGCAAGCGCGCCGGTGGTATAA
- a CDS encoding electron transport complex subunit E — protein sequence MAEIDAVVVNKPSPIRHLLNGIIVGNPTFVLVLGICPTLAVTNAAINGFSMGMAVIFVLAFSNLFISMFRKFIPDQIRIPAFIMIIASLVTIVDLVMKAYFPPLYKALGIFIPLIVVNCIILARAEGFAYTNTVVDSICDGIGTGIGFTLAVTVMGAFREFLGNGTIFGLGGDVIRSFYNPALVMVMAPGGFLTFGLALAIKSWLETRKKEGGE from the coding sequence ATGGCTGAAATTGACGCTGTAGTCGTAAATAAACCCAGTCCCATCCGGCATCTGCTGAACGGGATCATCGTCGGAAACCCGACCTTTGTGCTGGTCCTGGGGATCTGCCCGACCCTTGCGGTGACAAACGCCGCCATCAACGGATTTTCCATGGGTATGGCCGTAATTTTCGTACTGGCCTTCTCCAATCTGTTTATCTCCATGTTCCGGAAATTCATCCCGGACCAGATCCGGATTCCGGCCTTTATCATGATCATCGCTTCGCTGGTAACGATCGTGGACCTTGTCATGAAGGCCTATTTCCCGCCGCTGTATAAGGCCCTGGGTATCTTTATCCCGCTGATCGTCGTAAATTGTATTATTCTCGCGAGAGCCGAAGGCTTCGCCTACACGAATACCGTCGTGGATTCCATTTGCGACGGGATCGGGACCGGCATCGGCTTTACGCTGGCCGTGACGGTTATGGGCGCCTTCCGGGAATTTCTGGGAAACGGCACCATCTTCGGTCTCGGAGGGGATGTTATCCGGAGTTTCTATAACCCCGCCCTTGTGATGGTTATGGCCCCCGGCGGATTTCTGACGTTCGGACTGGCCCTCGCGATCAAGTCTTGGCTTGAAACGAGGAAAAAGGAGGGAGGAGAATAA
- a CDS encoding RnfABCDGE type electron transport complex subunit D, whose translation MATLLNMGPSPHIRTSETVESVMYDVIIALLPALFVAVYIFGIRALVLVVISVLACMGTEYVCARIMGQKPTILDGSAIITGILLAYVLPVTISIPTVIAGAIVAIGLGKMAFGGLGSNFFNPALIGRAFIQASWASAITNFSGISRAAGTFRYDVMMADGMAGPTVLTAMKSGQSLGAAIIKNGNPYLQAFLGKMGGCLGEVSVLAILAGGLYLIWRKQIDWKVPVITIGTVFVLTWIMGANPLLHILSGGLFLGAFFMATDMVTRPVTSLGRIIYAVMLGGLIALIRIKGGYPEGTCYAILIMNGISPLIEKYTGPKKFGEVKASGK comes from the coding sequence TTGGCTACTTTGTTAAACATGGGGCCTTCGCCCCATATCAGAACTTCAGAAACAGTGGAAAGCGTGATGTATGACGTGATCATCGCGTTGCTTCCGGCGCTTTTCGTGGCCGTATACATATTCGGCATACGCGCCCTAGTCCTCGTCGTCATCTCCGTGCTCGCCTGTATGGGAACGGAATATGTCTGCGCGAGAATCATGGGCCAGAAACCGACGATCCTGGATGGCAGCGCCATCATTACCGGCATCCTGCTCGCTTACGTCCTGCCGGTTACGATTTCCATCCCGACGGTGATCGCCGGGGCCATCGTCGCCATAGGCCTGGGCAAAATGGCCTTCGGCGGACTCGGCAGCAACTTCTTCAATCCGGCTTTGATCGGCAGAGCCTTTATCCAGGCGTCCTGGGCTTCGGCCATTACCAACTTCAGCGGCATAAGCCGCGCCGCGGGCACATTCCGCTACGACGTGATGATGGCTGACGGTATGGCGGGCCCCACGGTCCTGACCGCGATGAAATCGGGACAGTCTCTCGGCGCCGCCATCATCAAAAACGGCAATCCTTATCTTCAGGCCTTCCTCGGGAAAATGGGCGGCTGTCTCGGCGAAGTTTCCGTTCTCGCGATTTTGGCGGGCGGACTTTACCTGATCTGGCGCAAACAAATTGACTGGAAAGTGCCCGTGATCACCATCGGAACCGTATTTGTCCTGACGTGGATCATGGGGGCCAATCCCCTGCTGCATATCCTCTCGGGCGGGCTTTTCCTGGGCGCGTTCTTTATGGCGACGGACATGGTCACCAGACCCGTGACGAGCCTCGGCAGGATCATTTACGCCGTTATGCTGGGCGGGCTCATCGCCTTGATCCGGATCAAGGGCGGCTATCCCGAAGGCACATGCTACGCGATCCTCATCATGAACGGCATTTCGCCGCTGATCGAAAAATATACCGGTCCCAAAAAATTCGGGGAGGTGAAGGCAAGTGGAAAATAA